A window from Halomicrobium urmianum encodes these proteins:
- a CDS encoding ABC transporter permease, which produces MGTDTDAGTSGVDWRSEATDADMTRRDRLEELYERMIYEPAVVAWSDWRTRVGVLILSVYLLMGLVEVLGLYRNPSPNQADALLKPFQNMAYPLGTTRSGVDLLALIIDSTPFILLMVLAGGVWATGLAVVVGTVSGYKGGTVDSVITSISDFFMAIPGLPLVIVLAITLSPENPILLGVILTINYWAGLGRSIRSQVLSIRENSYVEASRTMGTSTSRIILKDVLPNIMPYVMVNFVLAARYTIFASVGLYFIGVLPYTGQNWGVTLNNAYNQGGLFTLDAFHWLLVPIIAIVGLAFGLILVSQGMDRIFNPRVRTRLTGESKSVEEGEDDATTTGMI; this is translated from the coding sequence ATGGGTACTGACACCGACGCAGGGACGAGCGGCGTCGACTGGCGGTCAGAGGCGACCGACGCCGACATGACCCGCCGCGACCGGCTCGAGGAGCTGTACGAGCGGATGATCTACGAGCCGGCCGTCGTCGCCTGGTCCGACTGGCGGACCCGGGTCGGCGTCCTCATCCTCAGCGTCTACCTGCTGATGGGGCTGGTCGAGGTGCTGGGCCTCTACCGGAACCCCAGCCCGAACCAGGCCGACGCGCTCCTGAAACCGTTCCAAAACATGGCTTACCCCCTCGGGACGACCCGGTCGGGGGTCGACCTGCTGGCGCTGATCATCGACTCCACGCCGTTCATCCTGCTGATGGTGCTCGCGGGCGGCGTCTGGGCGACCGGCCTCGCCGTCGTCGTCGGCACCGTCTCGGGCTACAAGGGCGGCACGGTCGACAGCGTCATCACGTCGATCTCCGACTTCTTCATGGCGATCCCGGGGCTACCGCTGGTCATCGTACTGGCGATTACGCTCAGTCCGGAGAACCCGATCCTGCTGGGCGTGATCCTCACAATCAACTACTGGGCCGGCCTGGGTCGGTCGATCCGATCACAGGTCCTCTCGATTCGGGAGAACAGCTACGTCGAGGCGTCGCGGACGATGGGGACCAGCACGTCGCGGATCATCCTCAAGGACGTGCTGCCGAACATCATGCCGTACGTGATGGTCAACTTCGTGCTGGCCGCGCGGTACACCATCTTCGCGTCCGTGGGGCTGTACTTCATCGGCGTCCTGCCCTACACCGGACAGAACTGGGGCGTCACGCTGAACAACGCGTACAACCAGGGCGGCCTGTTCACGCTGGACGCGTTCCACTGGCTGCTCGTCCCCATCATCGCGATCGTGGGACTGGCCTTCGGGCTCATCCTGGTGAGTCAGGGCATGGACCGGATCTTCAATCCCCGGGTCCGGACCCGCCTCACCGGTGAATCCAAGTCAGTCGAGGAAGGGGAAGACGACGCGACGACAACGGGGATGATCTAA
- a CDS encoding ABC transporter ATP-binding protein yields the protein MATERSTANRATVDSNVEDPILEIENTNVTFNDGQTYVLDDANVTIDRHEVLGIVGESGSGKSMFASALLDAVPDPGVLSGQITYHPTDGDPVDVLELSDEELRQFRWEEISMVFQGAMSSFNPTMKIGAHFKETLKAHDKSVDEGIEFAHELLENLYLEPERVLDAYPHELSGGMQQRALIALSMVLDPEVLVMDEPTAALDLLMQRSILQLLNDLQETYDLTIIFITHDLPLVASLADRMAIIYAFQFAEIGPRDEIITNSAHPYTRKLLNATPNLDAPLKEMQPIEGEGPAPINVPSGCRFHPRCPLATEECRTDDPPLISHGDDDPTHRAACHHWEEAREEIPLNFDDGELDFDNVIEPSERARTPASERDGDALLSLNDVEVHFTEEQGLMDRFTGEPDVVKAVDGIDLDIEEQDLVCLLGESGCGKTTLGKTMIGLQKPTGGSIEFRGQDIWDAKKGRGDVEISHEEIRQSLQIIHQDPGSALNPNRRVVNILSEPLRHTHPNIGQNERRSRMRSLLERVGMSPADDFLDRYPHQLSGGEKQRVALARALLMNPEAILADEAISAVDVSLRIEIMDLMLELQEEFETSFLFISHDLSNARYFAEHGDGRIAVMYLGEIVEIGSAERLIQDPRHPYTEVLRWATPNLDLDAMEASEPPLREIDVPDPVDPPSGCRFHTRCPVAREACRKDKPELMDVDGGDGHAACFREDPNHEYWDSEPLEGAVEDPEELT from the coding sequence ATGGCTACGGAACGCTCAACCGCGAATCGCGCCACGGTGGACAGCAACGTCGAGGATCCGATCCTCGAGATAGAGAACACGAACGTCACCTTCAACGACGGACAGACCTACGTCCTCGACGACGCCAACGTCACTATCGATCGCCACGAGGTGCTGGGCATCGTCGGCGAGAGCGGCAGCGGCAAGTCGATGTTCGCGTCCGCGCTGCTCGATGCCGTCCCCGACCCGGGCGTGCTCAGCGGGCAGATCACCTACCACCCGACCGACGGCGACCCCGTCGACGTGCTGGAGCTGAGCGACGAGGAGCTCCGCCAGTTCCGCTGGGAGGAGATCTCGATGGTCTTCCAGGGGGCGATGAGCTCGTTCAACCCCACGATGAAGATCGGGGCCCACTTCAAGGAGACGCTGAAGGCCCACGACAAGAGCGTCGACGAGGGGATCGAGTTCGCCCACGAGCTTCTGGAGAACCTGTACCTCGAGCCGGAACGGGTGCTGGACGCGTATCCCCACGAGCTGTCCGGCGGCATGCAGCAGCGCGCGCTGATCGCGCTGAGCATGGTGCTGGACCCCGAGGTGCTCGTGATGGACGAGCCGACTGCAGCGCTCGACCTGCTGATGCAGCGGTCGATCCTACAGTTGCTCAACGACCTCCAGGAGACGTACGACCTCACGATCATCTTCATCACGCACGACCTGCCGCTGGTCGCGTCGCTGGCCGACCGGATGGCCATCATCTACGCGTTCCAGTTCGCGGAGATCGGTCCGCGGGACGAGATCATCACCAACTCGGCGCACCCGTACACGCGGAAACTGCTGAACGCGACCCCGAACCTCGACGCACCGCTGAAGGAGATGCAGCCCATCGAGGGCGAGGGGCCCGCGCCGATCAACGTCCCGTCGGGCTGTCGGTTCCACCCGCGGTGTCCGCTCGCGACCGAGGAGTGTCGGACCGACGACCCGCCGCTGATCTCACACGGCGACGACGACCCCACCCATCGCGCGGCCTGCCACCACTGGGAGGAGGCACGCGAGGAGATCCCGCTCAACTTCGACGACGGTGAACTCGACTTCGACAACGTCATCGAGCCGTCCGAACGGGCGCGCACGCCCGCCTCGGAGCGGGACGGCGACGCACTGCTCTCGCTCAACGACGTGGAGGTCCACTTCACCGAGGAGCAGGGGCTCATGGATCGGTTCACCGGCGAACCGGACGTCGTGAAAGCCGTCGACGGTATCGACCTCGACATCGAGGAGCAGGACCTCGTCTGTCTGCTCGGCGAGTCGGGCTGTGGCAAGACGACGCTGGGCAAGACGATGATCGGCCTGCAGAAGCCCACCGGCGGTTCCATCGAGTTCCGCGGTCAGGACATCTGGGACGCCAAGAAGGGCAGGGGGGACGTGGAGATCTCCCACGAGGAGATCCGGCAGTCGCTGCAGATCATCCATCAGGACCCGGGCAGCGCGCTCAACCCGAACCGCCGGGTCGTCAACATCCTCTCGGAGCCGCTCCGGCACACGCACCCGAACATCGGCCAGAACGAGCGCCGCAGTCGGATGCGGTCGCTGCTGGAGCGCGTCGGGATGTCGCCGGCCGACGACTTCCTCGACCGGTATCCCCACCAGCTCTCCGGCGGCGAGAAGCAGCGCGTCGCGCTCGCGCGGGCGCTGCTGATGAACCCGGAGGCCATCCTCGCCGACGAGGCCATCTCCGCGGTCGACGTGTCGCTGCGCATCGAGATCATGGACCTGATGCTCGAACTCCAGGAGGAGTTCGAGACGTCGTTCCTGTTCATCTCGCACGACCTCTCGAACGCGCGGTACTTCGCCGAGCACGGCGACGGCCGGATCGCGGTGATGTACCTCGGCGAGATCGTCGAGATCGGGTCGGCGGAGCGGCTCATCCAGGACCCGCGCCATCCCTACACGGAGGTGCTGCGCTGGGCGACGCCGAACCTCGACCTCGACGCGATGGAGGCGTCGGAACCGCCGCTTCGCGAGATCGACGTTCCGGACCCGGTGGACCCGCCGTCGGGCTGCCGGTTCCACACGCGGTGTCCCGTCGCGCGTGAGGCCTGCCGGAAGGACAAGCCCGAGCTGATGGACGTCGACGGCGGCGACGGCCACGCGGCGTGCTTCCGCGAGGACCCGAACCACGAGTACTGGGACAGCGAACCTCTCGAGGGCGCGGTCGAGGACCCCGAGGAACTCACGTAA
- a CDS encoding universal stress protein: protein MDDALVVLDDREDSGELLREAGAYASGADADLVLYVPLSEGEFGDVVSALDEIGRVENKDYSDEEAMGIARQHAAETAEDALEGFDVEWTIVADRSEEVASERVIEVAEEHGCDHVFTLGSQRSPTGKAVFGDETQRLILNFCGYVTVKME from the coding sequence ATGGACGACGCACTTGTCGTGCTCGACGACCGCGAGGACAGCGGCGAACTGCTGCGAGAGGCCGGCGCCTACGCGTCCGGTGCCGACGCCGATCTCGTGCTATACGTCCCGCTGAGCGAGGGGGAGTTCGGCGACGTGGTGTCGGCGCTCGACGAGATCGGCCGCGTCGAGAACAAGGACTACAGCGACGAGGAGGCGATGGGTATCGCCCGCCAGCACGCCGCCGAGACGGCCGAGGACGCGCTCGAGGGCTTCGACGTGGAGTGGACGATCGTCGCCGACCGCTCGGAGGAGGTGGCGTCCGAGCGCGTGATCGAGGTCGCCGAGGAACACGGGTGCGACCACGTGTTCACCCTCGGCAGCCAGCGGTCCCCGACCGGCAAGGCCGTCTTCGGCGACGAGACGCAGCGCCTCATCCTGAACTTCTGCGGGTACGTCACCGTCAAAATGGAGTGA